TACCATTGTGAAAGTACCACGTCCCTGAGTTGATGAACGCAAAGTAGTTGCGTAACCAAACATTTCAGCAAGTGGAACCATTGAGTTCAAGACCTTAGCACCTGAACGGTCAACCATGTTGTCCATTGTACCACGACGAGCGGTAATTGAACCCATTACATCACCCAAGTATTCTTCAGGTGTGATAACTTGTACCTTCATAATTGGTTCAAGAATAACAGCACCAGCCTTAGGAGCTGCATTTCTCAAAGCAAGTGAAGCAGCAACCTTGAAGGCAGCTTCTGAAGAGTCGACTTCGTGGTAACTACCATCATAAAGCTTAGCCTTAACATCGATCAATGGGTAGCCAGCAAGGATACCGTTCTTCATTGATTCTTGCAAACCAGCATCTACTGAAGGGATAAATTCACGAGGAACAACACCACCGACGATGGCATCTTCAAATTCGTAACCTTTACCTCTTTCGTTTGGTGTGAATTCAATCCAAACGTCACCGTATTGACCCTTACCACCTGATTGACGAACAAATTTACCTTGTGCCTTAGCAGGTTTAGTGAAGGTTTCACGGTAAGCAACTTGTGGTTCACCGATCTTAGCTTCAACGTGGAATTCACGTTTCATACGTTCAACCATGATTTGAAGGTGTAATTCACCCATTCCGGAAATCAAAGTTTGACCAGTTTCAGCATTAGTTTCAGCTCTGAAAGTTGGGTCTTCTTCAGTTAACTTTTGCAAAGCAACATCAAGTTTATCACGGTCAGCCTTTGATTCTGGCTCGATTGAAACTTGAATAACTGGGTCTGGAACTTCCAAACTTTCCAAAATTAATGGATGATCTGGATCAGTTAATGAGTCACCAGTCGTAGTGTTCTTCAAACCAATCGCACCAGCGATATCACCTGAAAATACTTCTGAAATTTCGCTTCTTGAGTTAGCGTGCATTTGAAGCAAACGACCAACACGTTCACGACTGTTCTTAGAAGCATTCAATACGTATGAACCTGATTCAAGAGAACCAGTGTAAACACGGATATAAGTTAAACGACCAACGAATGGGTCAGTTGCGATCTTAAATGCTAGAGCTGAGAATGGCTTGTCGTCACCGGCAATCAATTCAACTTCTTCGCCAGACTTAGGATCATGAGCAACATAAGGCTTAACATCTAATGGTGATGGTAGATAATCAACAACACCATCAAGCATCATTTGAACACCCTTGTTCTTGAAAGCTGAACCAGCAAATACTGGGAATGCCTTCA
This genomic window from Lactobacillus panisapium contains:
- the fusA gene encoding elongation factor G, with translation MANKREFPLEKTRNIGIMAHIDAGKTTTTERILYYTGKIHKIGETHEGDSQMDWMDEEKERGITITSAATTAQWNDYRINIIDTPGHVDFTIEVERSLRVLDGAVTVLDAQAGVEPQTENVWRQAETYGVPRIVFVNKMDKIGADFDKSVKSLHERLNANALAVQMPIGSADTFEGVIDLINMVADVYDEDKLGSKWDTIPVPDEYKEEAEKRRNDLIEQVADVDDDIMEKYLNGDEISIDELKAAIRKATLELKAFPVFAGSAFKNKGVQMMLDGVVDYLPSPLDVKPYVAHDPKSGEEVELIAGDDKPFSALAFKIATDPFVGRLTYIRVYTGSLESGSYVLNASKNSRERVGRLLQMHANSRSEISEVFSGDIAGAIGLKNTTTGDSLTDPDHPLILESLEVPDPVIQVSIEPESKADRDKLDVALQKLTEEDPTFRAETNAETGQTLISGMGELHLQIMVERMKREFHVEAKIGEPQVAYRETFTKPAKAQGKFVRQSGGKGQYGDVWIEFTPNERGKGYEFEDAIVGGVVPREFIPSVDAGLQESMKNGILAGYPLIDVKAKLYDGSYHEVDSSEAAFKVAASLALRNAAPKAGAVILEPIMKVQVITPEEYLGDVMGSITARRGTMDNMVDRSGAKVLNSMVPLAEMFGYATTLRSSTQGRGTFTMVFDHYEATPKSIQEEIIKSRGGNNAD